Proteins co-encoded in one Brassica rapa cultivar Chiifu-401-42 chromosome A02, CAAS_Brap_v3.01, whole genome shotgun sequence genomic window:
- the LOC103852595 gene encoding CLAVATA3/ESR (CLE)-related protein 45, with protein MLGYSTRMMLCLLVCIGLLSDNRYKVSALRNREFFLRQIQGEEARVEPGETVKLRSIDIHSSHNREGQGTLIGHRRILEEVNQSKVKVEKTQAQKDQTKDSFQSSKRRVRRGSDPIHNKSQPLS; from the coding sequence ATGCTAGGTTACAGTACAAGAATGATGCTTTGTCTTCTTGTCTGCATAGGATTACTATCAGACAACCGATATAAGGTCTCAGCCCTGAGAAATAGAGAGTTTTTCCTCAGGCAAATACAAGGAGAAGAAGCTAGAGTTGAGCCAGGTGAAACTGTTAAGCTAAGGAGCATTGATATTCATTCTAGCCACAACCGTGAAGGTCAAGGAACGCTCATCGGACACCGGCGCATTCTTGAGGAAGTTAACCAGAGCAAAGTTAAAGTTGAGAAGACACAAGCACAAAAGGATCAGACAAAGGACTCGTTCCAGTCAAGCAAGAGACGTGTAAGACGAGGATCAGATCCTATTCACAACAAATCCCAGCCACTTTCTTGA
- the LOC103852594 gene encoding myb family transcription factor PHL8: MESNTNNGNNHKAKVSLVLSTDAKPRLKWTCELHQRFIEAVNQLGGPNKATPKGLMKAMEIPGLTLYHLKSHLQKYRLGKSLKFDDNKLEVSSASETQEAESKNDSGNFRGNVNQENNDPANEGLKITEALQLQMEVQKKLHEQIEVQRHLQVKIEAQGKYLQSVLMKAQQTLAGYTSASLGMDFARSELSRLASMMNPSSSFSEQTQVEDYEEEGFLWCKKPENREKRQPRSSVESSLTSSESSETKLNNNNEERKSMELPLMEIKSEAMTAKKTKRSLNDVLCVEHQPLKKRDFGVDDDDEQHLRLSLNSYKQDMGTCPNMD, translated from the exons ATGGAGAGCAACACTAATAATGGTAATAATCACAAGGCAAAGGTGAGTCTTGTGTTGTCAACAGATGCTAAGCCCAGACTGAAATGGACTTGTGAGCTTCATCAGAGATTCATCGAAGCCGTTAATCAACTCGGTGGACCTAACA AAGCAACACCTAAGGGTCTGATGAAGGCTATGGAGATCCCTGGGCTTACCTTGTATCATCTCAAGAGCCATTTACAG AAATATCGGCTAGGGAAGAGCCTAAAATTCGATGATAACAAGCTAGAAG TTTCCTCAGCTTCAGAAACCCAAGAAGCTGAGAGTAAAAACGATTCTGGAAATTTTAGAGGCAATGTCAACCAAGAAAACAACGATCCAGCTAACGA AGGCTTGAAAATCACGGAGGCTCTACAACTGCAGATGGAAGTTCAGAAGAAACTTCATGAACAAATCGAG GTTCAGAGGCATTTGCAAGTGAAGATTGAGGCACAAGGAAAGTATTTACAGTCAGTTTTAATGAAAGCTCAACAAACTCTCGCTGGCTACACATCTGCCAGTCTTGGCATGGACTTTGCTAGAAGCGAGCTCTCTAGATTAGCTTCAATGATGAATCCGAGTTCTTCCTTCTCAGAGCAAACGCAAGTGGAAGATTACGAAGAAGAAGGATTCTTGTGGTGCAAGAAACcagaaaacagagaaaaaagaCAGCCAAGAAGTTCAGTTGAGAGCTCGCTGACATCTTCAGAGAGCTCAGAGACAAAACTGAATAATAATAACGAAGAGAGGAAATCGATGGAGCTTCCATTGATGGAGATCAAATCAGAAGCGATGACGGCGAAGAAGACTAAGAGAAGCTTAAATGACGTCCTTTGCGTGGAACATCAGCCTCTAAAgaaaagagattttggagttgacgatgatgatgagcAGCACTTGAGGTTGAGTTTGAATAGTTACAAGCAAGACATGGGGACGTGTCCAAACATGGACTAG
- the LOC103852596 gene encoding zinc-finger homeodomain protein 11, with product MDLSSKHRQRLVNSTITGELTVAGEMGICYKECLKNHAANLGGHALDGCGEFMPTPTATPTDPSSLRCAACGCHRNFHRRDPCDHLNFLPVHPTSSPSGTESPPSQSLHHVASPVPCSYYASAPHHVHLSLSSGFPGRSDQDPTAVRSENSSKGAMRKRTRTKFTPEQKMKMRAFAEKAGWKINGCDEKSVRGFCGEIGIGRGVLKVWMHNNKYSLLNGKNSEILSMDHPRLCLNTHSCNNGGEDGDTVDGSSSS from the coding sequence ATGGATTTGTCTTCAAAACACAGACAAAGATTAGTAAACTCTACTATCACCGGTGAACTAACCGTCGCCGGAGAAATGGGTATCTGTTACAAAGAGTGTTTGAAAAATCACGCGGCCAACCTCGGTGGTCACGCGCTCGACGGCTGCGGCGAGTTTATGCCGACCCCCACCGCAACACCCACCGATCCTTCCTCTCTCCGATGCGCCGCTTGTGGCTGCCACCGTAATTTCCACCGCCGTGACCCTTGCGACCATCTCAATTTCCTCCCCGTGCATCCCACTTCCTCTCCCTCCGGCACGGAATCGCCGCCGTCTCAGTCGCTTCACCACGTGGCCTCCCCTGTTCCTTGCTCTTACTATGCTTCAGCTCCACATCACGTGCATCTCTCCCTCAGCTCCGGTTTCCCTGGACGGTCAGATCAAGATCCGACGGCTGTAAGATCGGAGAACAGCTCAAAAGGAGCAATGAGGAAACGGACGAGGACCAAATTCACGCCGGagcagaagatgaagatgagagCTTTCGCCGAGAAAGCAGGTTGGAAGATCAACGGCTGCGATGAAAAGTCGGTGAGAGGTTTCTGTGGCGAGATTGGGATTGGGAGAGGAGTTCTTAAAGTATGGATGCATAATAATAAGTATTCACTTCTCAACGGGAAGAACAGCGAGATCTTGTCTATGGATCATCCTCGTCTTTGTCTGAACACTCACAGTTGTAACAATGGTGGAGAAGACGGAGACACCGTTGATGGGTCTTCCTCTTCTTGA